The following are encoded together in the Lathyrus oleraceus cultivar Zhongwan6 chromosome 3, CAAS_Psat_ZW6_1.0, whole genome shotgun sequence genome:
- the LOC127127417 gene encoding ammonium transporter 2, whose protein sequence is MATIAPAYQANLASPEWLNKGDNAWQMTAATLVGLQSMPGLVILYASIVKKKWAVNSAFMALYAFAAVLICWVLVAYRMAFGEKLLPFWGKGAPALGQKFLVRRARVPASTHYYKNGVDVETPMEEPFFPMASLVYFQFTFAAITMILLAGSVLGRMNIKAWMAFVPLWLVFSYTVGAFSLWGGGFLYHWGVIDYSGGYVIHLSSGIAGFTAAYWVGPRIKSDRERFPPNNVLLMLAGAGLLWMGWSGFNGGAPYAANVASSIAVLNTNICAATSLLVWTTLDVIFFGKPSVIGAVQGMMTGLVCITPGAGLVQSWAAIVMGILSGSIPWVSMMILHKKSSLLQKVDDTLGVFHTHAVAGLLGGLLTGLFAEPALCRLLLPVTNSRGAFYGGSGGVQFLKQLVGAIFVIGWNIVSTTIILLVIQVFIPLRMPDEQLEIGDDAAHGEEAYALWGDGEKYDPTRHGSLNIGTTGVSPYVNGARGVTINL, encoded by the exons ATGGCAACAATAGCACCAGCATACCAAGCAAATCTTGCATCACCAGAATGGCTAAACAAAGGAGACAACGCATGGCAGATGACAGCAGCAACACTTGTTGGTCTTCAAAGCATGCCAGGACTGGTGATTCTCTACGCCAGCATAGTGAAAAAGAAATGGGCTGTGAATTCAGCTTTCATGGCGCTTTATGCTTTTGCGGCGGTTTTAATCTGCTGGGTACTCGTTGCTTATAGAATGGCCTTTGGTGAGAAGCTGTTACCGTTTTGGGGTAAAGGAGCACCAGCTTTAGGACAGAAGTTTCTGGTTAGAAGAGCAAGAGTACCTGCGAGTACTCATTATTATAAGAATGGTGTTGATGTTGAAACACCTATGGAAGAACCGTTTTTTCCTATGGCTTCGCTTGTTTATTTTCAGTTTACTTTTGCGGCTATTACTATGATTTTGTTGGCGGGTTCTGTTCTTGGGAGGATGAATATTAAAGCTTGGATGGCTTTTGTTCCTCTTTGGCTTGTTTTTTCTTATACTGTTGGGGCTTTTAGTCTTTGGGGTGGTGGCTTTCTTTATCATTGGGGTGTTATTGATTACTCTGGTGGATATGTTATTCATCTTTCTTCTGGAATTGCTGGTTTCACTGCTGCTTATTGG GTTGGACCAAGGATAAAGAGTGACAGGGAAAGGTTTCCACCAAACAATGTGTTGCTGATGCTTGCAGGTGCCGGATTGTTATGGATGGGGTGGTCAGGGTTCAATGGCGGAGCACCATATGCAGCAAATGTTGCATCTTCAATTGCTGTGTTGAACACAAACATTTGTGCAGCAACTAGTCTTCTTGTCTGGACAACTCTTGATGTTATTTTCTTTGGGAAGCCTTCTGTGATTGGAGCTGTTCAGGGTATGATGACTGGACTTGTATGTATCACACCAGGAGCAG GGCTTGTGCAATCGTGGGCAGCTATTGTGATGGGAATACTATCGGGGAGCATTCCGTGGGTATCCATGATGATCTTGCATAAAAAATCAAGTCTTCTACAAAAG GTTGATGACACTCTTGGAGTATTTCACACACATGCTGTGGCTGGCCTATTGGGCGGCCTCCTCACCGGACTCTTCGCCGAGCCGGCCCTATGTCGACTACTATTGCCGGTGACCAATTCAAGAGGCGCATTCTACGGTGGAAGTGGTGGTGTACAATTCCTAAAGCAACTAGTGGGAGCCATTTTTGTTATTGGATGGAACATAGTCTCCACCACAATCATTCTCCTTGTTATACAAGTGTTCATACCTTTGAGAATGCCCGACGAGCAGCTCGAAATCGGCGACGATGCGGCTCACGGTGAGGAAGCTTATGCTCTTTGGGGCGATGGAGAAAAATATGATCCAACTAGGCATGGCTCCTTAAATATTGGAACCACTGGAGTTTCACCTTATGTAAATGGTGCAAGAGGTGTGACAATAAATTTGTGA
- the LOC127127418 gene encoding uncharacterized protein LOC127127418, whose translation MKGMNDVNVDAYKHMMSVPPIFWSRSYLKTHNKFDVVLNNMFEAFNSVILKSMAKPLITIMEDISNNMMENGPLVGRGFKTWQMLKCYQKIRRKIEKNSTYKNWWLVRRWELTGLPCVHALSSMNSRNYNVDDYIPE comes from the exons ATGAAAGGAATGAATGATGTCAATGTAGATGCATACAAACACATGATGAGCGTCCCACCAATATTTTGGAGTAGATCATACTTAAAGACACACAACAAGTTTGATGTTGTTCTCAATAACATGTTTGAAGCTTTCAATAGTGTCATTCTGAAGTCTATGGCCAAGCCATTGATAACCATAATGGAAGATATAAGTAACAACATGATGGAAAATGGTCCACTAGTAGGACGAGGTTTCAAAACATGGCAGATGTTGAAGTGTTACCAAAAAATTAGAAGGAAAATTGAAAAAAATAGCACATACAAAAACTGGTGGCTTGTCAG GAGATGGGAACTAACAGGCCTACCTTGTGTTCATGCACTTTCATCTATGAATAGTAGAAACTACAATGTGGATGACTACATCCCTGAGTAA